One segment of Panicum virgatum strain AP13 chromosome 3K, P.virgatum_v5, whole genome shotgun sequence DNA contains the following:
- the LOC120699051 gene encoding uncharacterized protein LOC120699051, protein MAVWFLEAPGSNRLMMLAPPATKRPRAPATNGPWAPATKGPKGADERRHPSQVPGLNPDNELTLHPPQTRLTGEIWTVIIHHNGEPDPDKQTVELECGYLNI, encoded by the exons atggCTGTCTGGTTCCTGGAGGCACCTGGGTCAAATCGGCTCATGATgttggcgccgccggcgacaaaGCGACCAAGGGCGCCGGCTACAAATGGACCATGGGCGCCGGCGACAAAGGGACCAAAGGGCGCCGACGAACGTCGTCATCCTTCTCAGGTCCCTGGGCTCAATCCGGACAATGAGTTAACGTTACATCCTCCACAGACCCG TCTCACTGGTGAGATATGGACTGTAATTATCCATCACAATGGGGAGCCTGATCCAGATAAACAAACCGTCGAGCTCGAATGTG GATATTTGAACATATAA